In one Methanomassiliicoccales archaeon genomic region, the following are encoded:
- a CDS encoding helix-turn-helix domain-containing protein yields MFELSIVSNTPLTPIRNLDEVALQFLQQIGYIPKGYDPKTEASNVQDSVPYKMFTDCFLRNMKRVWLVEEMAVELRTTKPTIYRHLNKLKSMDILEEVDAERDGGKKKGYRVRYGDLSKAWSFTEANVEMAMKNYRQTVDHMQDLANKE; encoded by the coding sequence ATGTTCGAGCTCAGCATCGTCAGCAACACCCCGCTGACGCCCATCAGGAACCTGGACGAGGTAGCACTGCAGTTCCTGCAGCAGATCGGCTACATACCGAAAGGTTACGATCCCAAGACGGAGGCCTCCAATGTACAGGACAGCGTTCCTTACAAGATGTTCACGGATTGCTTCTTGAGAAACATGAAAAGGGTCTGGCTGGTGGAGGAGATGGCCGTTGAGCTGAGGACCACCAAACCGACGATCTACCGTCATCTCAACAAGCTCAAGTCCATGGACATACTGGAGGAGGTGGACGCGGAAAGGGATGGGGGCAAGAAGAAAGGATATCGCGTCCGTTACGGCGATCTTTCTAAGGCCTGGTCGTTCACCGAGGCTAACGTCGAGATGGCGATGAAGAACTACCGCCAGACGGTCGATCACATGCAGGATTTGGCCAATAAGGAGTGA
- a CDS encoding ABC transporter substrate-binding protein: MVKKTTAILTVIVAILAVTAVVAVAVLSSNSNSTNAKVIYWTPVPPVNQKAAIANGSISAGVSWEPFIDDSVIAGTGHVLIWSNQIWDSHPCCVLAVSSSFAQNNPDAVARVLRADMDANAWLLDAAAHPGTVNYTLLVKLGAQFSGRSTDVVNGSLLHTKYDTQVTNADMSWFVNFTKDFQSLNQYSVNITSKGYTGPADYVNQLVDQSYYAQALLVQPVDHIVANVSMGYLTGDLHQFARLVASNATVGGGVSLFEKYGVHVTSPNLAGYGAGPAEMDAFAAGSINVGYLGAPPVLLKVINSGVNVKIVGLVNSEGSAIVGSNSITNFSQLQGKIVGTPGPGSIQHLLFIYYAQQQGYVVKLAGT, from the coding sequence ATGGTCAAAAAAACAACTGCAATATTAACAGTGATCGTAGCGATACTGGCAGTAACGGCAGTGGTCGCGGTGGCGGTCCTGAGCAGCAATTCGAACTCTACTAATGCCAAGGTGATCTATTGGACGCCTGTGCCACCAGTGAACCAAAAGGCCGCAATCGCCAATGGTTCCATTTCTGCTGGAGTGAGCTGGGAGCCGTTCATAGACGATTCGGTGATCGCCGGAACAGGACATGTGCTGATATGGTCCAATCAGATCTGGGATAGCCATCCATGTTGCGTATTGGCAGTCTCATCATCCTTCGCCCAGAACAACCCGGATGCGGTTGCGAGAGTCCTCCGAGCTGACATGGATGCCAATGCCTGGCTTCTTGATGCCGCGGCTCATCCAGGTACGGTCAACTATACTTTATTGGTCAAACTCGGAGCTCAGTTCAGCGGAAGGTCGACGGACGTTGTCAATGGTTCGCTGCTGCACACCAAATATGACACTCAGGTGACCAATGCTGACATGAGCTGGTTCGTTAACTTCACCAAGGACTTCCAGTCCCTGAACCAGTACTCGGTGAACATCACTTCGAAGGGATATACGGGCCCTGCCGACTACGTCAACCAACTGGTCGACCAGTCGTACTATGCCCAGGCCCTTCTGGTCCAGCCGGTCGACCACATCGTGGCCAACGTTAGCATGGGATATCTGACCGGAGACCTTCACCAGTTCGCCCGATTGGTGGCTTCCAATGCCACGGTGGGCGGCGGAGTGAGCCTGTTCGAGAAGTATGGCGTACACGTGACGAGCCCCAACCTGGCCGGCTATGGTGCCGGACCAGCCGAGATGGACGCGTTCGCTGCCGGATCGATCAACGTGGGATACCTGGGTGCTCCCCCGGTGCTCCTGAAGGTCATCAACTCTGGCGTGAACGTGAAGATCGTTGGGCTGGTCAACTCCGAGGGGTCGGCGATCGTCGGTAGCAACAGCATCACCAATTTCTCCCAGCTGCAGGGCAAGATAGTAGGGACTCCGGGACCTGGTTCGATCCAGCACCTGCTCTTCATATACTATGCTCAGCAACAGGGATATGTAGTGAAGCTTGCGGGTACCTGA
- a CDS encoding ABC transporter permease — MPMTKAFDKIKKEFGKSFGKKNLKSLFFVTVSLVGFVLIWWIAASLYHIDYFPTPDKVYNAFINSFTHDDPFLGINMWQNISASLQRFATGFLLAFLLAVPLGLLMGSSRILDSLLKPIIELFRPIPPIAWVPIFLIALGFFWGPVFIIFIGVFFPLTSSVYFGVKSVDPVLLDAARTQGAGPAAIFSKVVLPSTVPHIMTGIRIGLGIGWMCIVAAEMIGAVGGGVGYYLTVQQLVGNYPALYGGIVVIALLGLATTGLSGYVEKRLAQRMGTK, encoded by the coding sequence ATGCCCATGACCAAGGCTTTTGACAAGATCAAAAAGGAATTCGGGAAAAGCTTTGGCAAGAAGAACCTCAAATCGCTTTTCTTCGTGACCGTATCGCTGGTGGGTTTCGTATTGATCTGGTGGATTGCTGCTTCACTCTACCACATTGATTACTTCCCCACCCCGGACAAGGTCTACAATGCGTTCATAAACAGTTTCACCCACGACGACCCGTTCCTCGGGATCAACATGTGGCAGAACATCTCTGCCTCGCTCCAAAGGTTCGCAACCGGATTCCTGTTGGCTTTCCTACTTGCAGTCCCGCTGGGTCTTCTCATGGGCTCGTCGAGGATATTGGACTCCTTGTTGAAACCTATCATCGAGCTGTTCCGCCCCATCCCACCGATCGCCTGGGTGCCCATATTCCTAATCGCATTGGGATTTTTCTGGGGGCCTGTCTTCATCATCTTTATCGGCGTCTTCTTCCCCCTTACTTCATCCGTCTATTTTGGGGTGAAGAGCGTTGATCCAGTTCTTCTCGATGCCGCCAGAACACAGGGTGCCGGTCCCGCGGCGATATTCTCCAAGGTGGTCCTTCCGTCAACCGTGCCTCACATCATGACAGGCATACGAATCGGGCTTGGAATCGGATGGATGTGCATCGTAGCAGCGGAGATGATTGGGGCCGTGGGCGGGGGCGTCGGATACTATCTCACGGTCCAGCAGCTGGTCGGCAACTATCCGGCACTTTACGGCGGGATAGTCGTCATCGCTCTGCTTGGCTTGGCCACCACCGGACTAAGCGGTTACGTGGAAAAGCGTCTCGCGCAAAGGATGGGGACCAAATGA
- a CDS encoding ABC transporter ATP-binding protein, whose amino-acid sequence MILSIKNLHKVFPKEEGEMVAIDDFNLDVEEGEFICILGPSGCGKTTLLRMIAGLETPTSGDLLLNGKPITKPGSDRGMVFQEFALYPWRNVRKNIEFGLEIKKVSPLEREKISQRFIDLVGLNGFEKYHPYQLSGGMKQRVGIARALANEPTILLMDEPFGALDAQTRNLMQKELLRIWKETKKTVVFITHSVDEAVYLADRIVVLTTRPSKIKEIFEIKTEKPRDRADIDFASLRKRILAELEQEVVCAPKILA is encoded by the coding sequence ATGATACTAAGCATCAAGAACCTCCATAAGGTCTTCCCCAAAGAGGAAGGGGAGATGGTTGCCATCGATGACTTCAACCTAGATGTCGAAGAAGGCGAGTTCATCTGCATCCTTGGACCCTCAGGTTGCGGCAAGACCACCCTGCTTCGTATGATCGCTGGATTGGAAACCCCGACATCTGGGGACCTCCTACTGAACGGCAAGCCGATAACCAAACCCGGTTCAGACCGCGGTATGGTCTTCCAGGAATTCGCCTTATATCCCTGGAGGAACGTCCGAAAGAACATCGAGTTTGGACTGGAGATCAAGAAGGTCAGTCCGCTCGAGAGGGAGAAGATCTCCCAGCGGTTCATCGACCTGGTCGGCCTGAACGGTTTCGAAAAATATCACCCATACCAGCTTTCGGGTGGTATGAAGCAGAGGGTGGGAATTGCCAGGGCGCTGGCGAACGAGCCTACCATCCTTCTCATGGACGAGCCGTTCGGGGCGCTGGACGCACAGACAAGGAACCTCATGCAGAAGGAACTGCTCCGTATCTGGAAAGAGACCAAGAAGACAGTCGTCTTCATCACCCACTCGGTCGACGAAGCGGTCTATCTTGCGGACAGAATCGTCGTCCTAACAACCCGTCCCAGTAAGATCAAGGAGATATTCGAGATAAAGACCGAAAAGCCGAGGGACCGGGCCGACATCGACTTCGCCAGCCTCAGAAAGCGCATCCTGGCCGAATTGGAACAGGAAGTGGTCTGCGCTCCGAAGATCCTGGCCTAG
- a CDS encoding transcriptional regulator, giving the protein MSMVDELVGGILRSEEGFREALRKILEQDLKVSVPEFCEKTGLSPSTVYKILQEQREPNLRTVRAVIKGVRKMDTYPGGEFIAVIATKTVLVKIEERIIQVGERNVKVKEYPALTMEDAIIAAVKAERDGALAIVCAPIIAPTIEQILTIPVSVVIPRDSVRRAIEVAASKVL; this is encoded by the coding sequence ATGTCGATGGTGGACGAGCTGGTCGGCGGTATCCTCAGAAGCGAGGAGGGTTTCAGGGAAGCCCTGAGGAAGATCCTGGAACAAGATCTCAAGGTCAGCGTGCCGGAGTTCTGCGAGAAGACCGGTCTATCGCCGTCAACCGTGTACAAGATCCTGCAGGAGCAGCGCGAACCTAATTTGCGTACGGTACGAGCGGTGATCAAAGGGGTCCGGAAGATGGACACCTACCCTGGAGGAGAGTTCATCGCTGTCATCGCCACCAAGACCGTCCTGGTGAAGATCGAAGAACGCATAATCCAGGTCGGAGAAAGGAACGTCAAGGTGAAGGAGTACCCGGCCCTGACGATGGAAGATGCTATCATCGCAGCCGTCAAAGCGGAACGGGACGGGGCATTGGCCATTGTCTGCGCCCCGATCATCGCCCCGACCATCGAACAGATATTGACAATACCGGTCAGTGTGGTCATTCCGAGGGACAGCGTTAGGCGGGCGATAGAGGTCGCCGCGTCGAAGGTGCTCTAG
- a CDS encoding NAD(P)/FAD-dependent oxidoreductase, giving the protein MDYDVAIIGCGPSGLQAAIHAARKKVKVVVLGKGENSALSKAKVENCFGIATAEGKELLSIGIDQARHFGAEVMTEDVMDLNREGEWFVMDTDKMNKVRSKIIILAPGISRVKLNVEGEKEYHGLGVSYCAACDCHFFKKKAVAVIGDGSMAAAGALLLREYASKVYWVAMENKASDELNAKIKASDIEVLIPSWPAKILGTEVVNALELKDGRKLDVNGVFIELGARGPADLAMDVGIVPDEKGFIKVDADCRTEQANVLACGDVTGLPWQMAKAVGQGCVAGTTAANIIRKETE; this is encoded by the coding sequence ATGGATTATGACGTTGCCATTATCGGATGCGGTCCCTCTGGACTTCAAGCAGCCATTCACGCCGCCAGGAAGAAGGTCAAGGTAGTGGTCCTGGGTAAAGGGGAGAACAGCGCCTTGAGCAAGGCCAAGGTGGAGAATTGCTTCGGTATCGCCACCGCTGAGGGCAAGGAGCTCCTTTCCATAGGGATCGACCAGGCCAGGCACTTCGGGGCGGAGGTCATGACGGAGGACGTGATGGACCTGAACCGCGAGGGTGAATGGTTCGTCATGGACACCGACAAGATGAACAAGGTGCGTTCCAAGATTATAATCCTGGCTCCCGGCATTTCACGGGTCAAGCTCAACGTTGAGGGGGAGAAGGAATACCACGGTCTGGGAGTGAGCTACTGCGCTGCCTGCGACTGTCATTTCTTCAAGAAGAAGGCCGTCGCGGTCATCGGGGACGGAAGCATGGCAGCGGCTGGGGCATTGTTGCTAAGAGAGTATGCCTCTAAGGTCTACTGGGTGGCCATGGAGAATAAGGCCTCCGACGAGCTGAACGCCAAGATAAAGGCCAGTGACATCGAGGTCCTCATCCCCTCATGGCCGGCCAAGATTCTGGGAACCGAAGTGGTCAATGCTCTGGAGCTCAAGGACGGCCGGAAACTGGACGTCAACGGCGTCTTCATCGAGCTGGGCGCGAGAGGTCCAGCTGACCTGGCGATGGATGTGGGCATCGTACCGGATGAAAAGGGCTTCATCAAGGTCGATGCGGACTGCAGGACCGAGCAAGCGAACGTCCTGGCCTGTGGCGACGTGACCGGTCTTCCCTGGCAAATGGCCAAGGCGGTCGGACAAGGATGCGTGGCTGGAACGACGGCTGCGAACATCATCAGAAAGGAGACCGAGTAA
- a CDS encoding Lrp/AsnC family transcriptional regulator codes for MDETDLRICGMLIQNARMSYRDMADALGVSLQAVHKRMQVLQQGGVVAGFHTFLSISYLDAVVVHITGASAYDSMDDVVEKLRENDSTFIVVVSDRNFLMLSYRDA; via the coding sequence GTGGACGAGACCGACCTAAGGATATGCGGCATGCTCATCCAGAATGCCCGGATGTCCTATCGGGACATGGCCGACGCGCTCGGGGTCAGTCTTCAGGCTGTCCATAAGCGAATGCAGGTGCTGCAGCAGGGCGGCGTGGTCGCCGGGTTCCATACTTTCCTTTCAATAAGCTATCTGGACGCGGTCGTTGTCCATATCACGGGCGCGTCTGCTTATGACTCGATGGACGATGTCGTGGAGAAGCTCCGTGAGAACGACAGCACGTTCATCGTTGTGGTCTCAGACCGCAATTTCCTGATGCTGAGCTATCGCGATGCATGA
- the trxA gene encoding thioredoxin: protein MSSATEVKDSTFDDFVKANKIVIIDCWAPWCGPCRSLSPIIDELAKEFEGKIVFGKLNTDENENIPMRFNISAIPTLLVFKNGEMVDRIVGAGNKDFMRAKFAKHL from the coding sequence ATGTCATCCGCAACTGAGGTCAAGGACAGCACGTTCGACGATTTCGTAAAGGCCAACAAGATTGTGATAATTGATTGCTGGGCTCCATGGTGCGGGCCGTGCCGCAGCCTGAGCCCGATCATCGATGAGCTTGCGAAGGAGTTCGAAGGCAAGATCGTCTTCGGAAAGCTGAACACCGATGAGAACGAGAACATACCGATGAGGTTCAACATCTCCGCCATCCCTACTCTCCTTGTCTTCAAGAACGGTGAAATGGTCGACAGGATCGTTGGGGCCGGCAATAAGGACTTCATGAGGGCCAAGTTCGCCAAACACCTATAA
- a CDS encoding PRC-barrel domain-containing protein yields MLEEATELIGLQVYTPNGIFLGNVNNLVIDLENKKVDGLFINETNPLLVEDSKAVNVPYRWIQSVGDVVILKYFPKRVTARKPAAKPAAAAAQEE; encoded by the coding sequence ATGCTTGAGGAAGCTACAGAGCTCATCGGATTGCAGGTGTATACACCAAATGGCATTTTCTTGGGGAACGTCAACAACCTGGTAATCGACCTTGAAAACAAGAAGGTCGACGGGCTCTTCATCAATGAGACCAACCCGCTGTTGGTCGAGGATTCGAAGGCTGTCAACGTACCGTACCGCTGGATCCAGTCGGTAGGGGATGTTGTCATTCTGAAGTACTTCCCGAAGCGTGTGACGGCCCGCAAGCCGGCTGCAAAGCCAGCCGCCGCGGCAGCTCAAGAAGAGTGA
- a CDS encoding gamma carbonic anhydrase family protein encodes MTDRRIYVDSTAVVLGNVTLADGVSIWPNAVLRGDANHIDIGTDSNIQDNAVIHCAEAYPTIIGKDVTVGHCAVINGATVGDLCIIGMNSTILDGAVIGDECIVGAGAVVTGRTLIPPRSVVMGVPGKVTRHNDLTLKEKAQKSSENYQRLRDEHIIGRYKRHTSW; translated from the coding sequence ATGACAGATAGACGCATCTATGTCGATTCTACCGCCGTTGTTCTAGGGAATGTGACTTTGGCAGACGGGGTCAGCATTTGGCCGAACGCTGTTCTGAGGGGAGATGCCAACCATATTGATATCGGGACCGACAGCAACATTCAGGACAATGCGGTCATCCATTGCGCCGAAGCGTATCCGACCATCATTGGCAAGGACGTCACCGTCGGACATTGCGCAGTGATCAACGGGGCAACGGTGGGAGACCTGTGCATCATCGGGATGAACAGCACCATCCTGGACGGCGCGGTCATCGGTGACGAGTGCATCGTTGGGGCCGGAGCGGTCGTGACCGGCAGGACGCTCATTCCTCCGAGGTCGGTGGTCATGGGTGTGCCCGGGAAGGTGACCAGGCACAACGACCTCACGCTCAAGGAGAAGGCTCAGAAGAGCTCAGAGAACTACCAGAGGCTGAGGGACGAGCACATCATAGGACGCTATAAACGGCACACTTCTTGGTGA
- a CDS encoding HDIG domain-containing protein has protein sequence MSTLPSERQCFEILKEEGCSPKVIRHVCTVNIVAMIIASRIRADRDLVNAGSLLHDVGRSRTHGAKHVSEGVAIARSRDLPEPLVRVISRHIAAGLTKQEAKALGLPDGEYMPETIEEKIVCHADNLVSDDKVTTLQEALDDLNSKGYSNTAMRMKAMHEELSALCGEDIDIMLADAKIAEKVTKKCAVYSVL, from the coding sequence TTGTCAACCCTTCCGAGTGAGCGGCAGTGCTTCGAGATCCTGAAGGAAGAAGGATGTTCACCCAAGGTGATCCGGCACGTTTGCACGGTCAATATCGTAGCCATGATCATCGCCTCCAGGATCAGGGCGGACAGGGATCTGGTCAACGCCGGATCCCTCCTTCATGATGTGGGGCGTTCCCGAACGCATGGGGCGAAGCACGTCTCCGAAGGGGTCGCCATCGCCCGGTCCCGGGATCTCCCCGAACCATTGGTCCGGGTGATCTCCAGACACATTGCCGCCGGCCTCACCAAGCAGGAGGCGAAGGCCTTGGGATTGCCTGACGGCGAGTACATGCCTGAGACGATAGAGGAAAAGATCGTGTGCCACGCCGACAACCTGGTCAGCGATGACAAGGTGACCACGCTCCAGGAAGCGCTGGACGATCTGAACTCCAAAGGCTACAGCAACACCGCCATGCGCATGAAGGCGATGCACGAGGAGCTCTCCGCGTTGTGCGGAGAGGACATCGACATCATGCTCGCCGACGCGAAGATCGCAGAAAAGGTCACCAAGAAGTGTGCCGTTTATAGCGTCCTATGA
- a CDS encoding tRNA (cytidine(56)-2'-O)-methyltransferase, with protein MGEIWVLRLGHRPERDKRITTHVALTARAFGAQGIKVGTKDVSLEESVNDVVKRFGGDFSIESGVNWRKFLSSFKSRGKIAHLTMYGLQVDEVVPRMLPLDYDLLVVVGAEKVPPEVYQAADFNISVGNQPHSEVAALAILLDRLAQGKEFSKEFEGGNIKVLPCERGKRVVNPSE; from the coding sequence ATGGGAGAGATATGGGTCCTGCGTTTGGGCCACCGTCCGGAAAGGGACAAGCGCATCACGACACACGTGGCATTGACCGCCCGCGCGTTCGGAGCCCAGGGGATAAAGGTCGGGACCAAGGACGTCTCGCTCGAGGAGAGCGTCAACGACGTGGTCAAGCGTTTCGGCGGTGATTTCTCCATCGAGAGCGGAGTCAATTGGCGCAAGTTCCTGTCATCTTTCAAATCAAGGGGCAAGATCGCCCACCTGACCATGTACGGGCTTCAGGTGGATGAGGTCGTGCCCCGGATGTTGCCTTTGGACTATGATCTGTTGGTCGTTGTCGGGGCGGAAAAGGTGCCCCCGGAGGTCTACCAGGCCGCCGACTTCAATATATCGGTCGGAAACCAGCCACATTCGGAGGTGGCCGCGCTGGCGATCCTGCTCGACCGTCTGGCACAGGGCAAGGAGTTCTCGAAGGAGTTCGAAGGGGGCAACATCAAGGTGCTTCCCTGCGAAAGGGGGAAACGGGTTGTCAACCCTTCCGAGTGA
- a CDS encoding ArsR family transcriptional regulator gives MNKIKVINEPSELVPMLRAVDTPIKRDVLKEVTMEWRTAKEIEDKYGADGKEALKFFEKMKLVETRWQPSGGNRPEKAYHTYYNQFHINASWPVYEISDVLSVAMMPEEEFETIEAKILAQVGKEGKFAGDVAEALGITSTMLKSLVKRSVRLDYRGHRLELVKDA, from the coding sequence ATGAATAAGATTAAGGTCATCAATGAACCCTCGGAACTGGTTCCGATGTTGAGGGCCGTTGATACCCCAATTAAGAGAGACGTCCTCAAGGAGGTCACCATGGAATGGCGGACCGCCAAAGAAATAGAGGACAAGTATGGCGCCGATGGCAAAGAGGCGCTGAAGTTTTTCGAAAAGATGAAGCTCGTGGAAACGCGTTGGCAGCCCTCCGGTGGAAACCGCCCGGAAAAGGCTTATCATACCTACTACAACCAATTCCATATCAACGCCTCCTGGCCAGTCTATGAGATATCGGATGTCCTTTCGGTGGCCATGATGCCAGAGGAGGAGTTCGAGACGATCGAGGCCAAGATCCTCGCCCAGGTAGGCAAGGAAGGCAAGTTCGCAGGCGATGTGGCAGAAGCGTTGGGGATCACGTCCACAATGCTCAAGAGCCTGGTGAAGAGGTCGGTCCGTCTCGATTATCGCGGTCACCGGCTGGAACTGGTCAAGGACGCGTGA
- a CDS encoding ABC transporter ATP-binding protein, whose translation MPVVQVDSITKKYGSFTALDNISFKVEQGDFFGCFGPNGAGKSTLLKIMTGQIQATGGSCSVLGMNPSVSSIEVKKAIGIVPEVESPPSYLTATEFLQFVCSIRKVEDADKRIDRWMDFFDLTEAKGTLCRDLSKGMRQKVMLSAAFIHEPKLLFLDEPFINLDPIYQRRLKDYLLALRDEGRTVFLCSHILETAQKLCHNIIILDHGHMALNSSIEAITSNGEDLETAFLRLVGSHYAKPA comes from the coding sequence ATGCCCGTTGTTCAGGTGGATTCGATAACGAAGAAGTACGGGAGCTTCACTGCCCTGGACAATATCAGTTTCAAGGTCGAGCAGGGAGACTTCTTCGGATGTTTCGGACCAAACGGTGCGGGGAAATCCACCCTCCTCAAGATCATGACCGGCCAGATACAGGCCACTGGCGGCAGCTGTTCGGTGCTGGGAATGAACCCGTCTGTCAGTTCCATCGAGGTCAAGAAGGCCATCGGGATCGTGCCCGAAGTGGAATCGCCGCCAAGCTATCTTACTGCCACCGAGTTCCTTCAGTTCGTCTGCAGCATAAGGAAGGTCGAGGACGCGGACAAGCGCATCGACCGCTGGATGGATTTCTTCGACCTTACCGAGGCGAAGGGTACCTTGTGCCGGGACCTGTCCAAGGGCATGAGGCAGAAGGTGATGCTGTCAGCGGCATTCATCCATGAGCCAAAACTGCTATTCCTCGACGAACCGTTCATCAACCTGGACCCGATCTATCAGCGCAGGCTGAAGGACTATCTTTTAGCGCTTAGGGACGAAGGCAGGACGGTGTTCCTCTGTTCTCATATCCTGGAAACGGCGCAGAAGCTCTGTCACAACATAATCATACTGGACCATGGACACATGGCGCTCAACTCCTCGATCGAGGCGATCACCTCGAACGGAGAGGACCTGGAAACGGCATTCCTGAGATTGGTGGGGAGCCACTATGCCAAGCCTGCTTAG
- a CDS encoding demethoxyubiquinone hydroxylase family protein yields MLSKIPIILEKIDPKSIDMEILRAAIIGELDAINLYEQMAGLTQNEDLRKVLLDVAKEEKTHVGEFQAMLLRLDPEQVKELKAGKQEVDEMMEK; encoded by the coding sequence ATGCTCTCAAAGATCCCGATCATTCTAGAGAAGATCGATCCGAAGTCGATTGACATGGAGATACTGCGGGCGGCGATCATCGGCGAACTCGACGCCATCAACCTCTACGAACAGATGGCCGGCCTCACGCAGAACGAGGACCTACGCAAGGTCCTGTTGGACGTGGCCAAGGAAGAGAAGACCCATGTGGGCGAGTTCCAGGCGATGCTCCTTCGCCTAGACCCGGAACAGGTCAAGGAGCTCAAGGCGGGGAAGCAAGAAGTGGATGAGATGATGGAGAAATGA
- a CDS encoding cupin domain-containing protein gives MAKKIGSGPAEMLGKHLKMNDLVSYQEGSIVSRTLIDKPVGTVTVFAFDEGQGLSEHAAPYDAMVHVLEGEVDLTLSGIVHSMKAGDVIIMPANEEHSLKAVKQFKMLLTMIRQPETV, from the coding sequence ATGGCCAAAAAGATTGGATCCGGACCTGCAGAGATGCTGGGAAAACATCTTAAGATGAACGACCTGGTATCCTATCAGGAGGGTTCGATCGTCAGCAGGACGCTGATCGACAAGCCGGTAGGAACGGTCACCGTGTTCGCCTTTGACGAGGGCCAGGGGCTCAGCGAACATGCGGCTCCGTATGACGCCATGGTGCATGTGCTGGAAGGCGAGGTCGACCTCACTCTGTCAGGCATCGTCCATTCCATGAAGGCTGGCGACGTGATCATAATGCCGGCCAATGAGGAACACTCCCTCAAGGCTGTCAAACAGTTCAAGATGCTGCTCACCATGATAAGGCAGCCGGAAACCGTGTGA
- a CDS encoding TfoX/Sxy family protein, whose translation MDRKPWPKASRELGERLVPLLEKYQGERRKMFGADVWFINGNMFLGVFGEGAFLRLSDEDGQAIKKEIPGAGVFAPTESTVMREYVSVPASALEDLEMLRPWIERSYAFVVSLPVKPPKKKKPR comes from the coding sequence ATGGATCGGAAACCGTGGCCCAAGGCATCGAGGGAACTGGGAGAACGGCTGGTACCCCTTTTGGAGAAGTATCAGGGCGAACGCAGGAAGATGTTCGGGGCGGATGTATGGTTCATCAATGGCAACATGTTCTTGGGGGTCTTCGGAGAAGGCGCATTCCTCAGGCTATCCGACGAGGATGGGCAGGCCATCAAGAAGGAGATCCCTGGGGCGGGAGTGTTCGCGCCAACGGAAAGCACTGTCATGCGAGAGTACGTTTCAGTGCCCGCCTCAGCATTGGAGGACCTGGAAATGCTAAGGCCATGGATCGAGCGCTCATACGCCTTCGTGGTCTCGCTGCCTGTCAAGCCACCCAAAAAGAAGAAGCCTCGATGA
- a CDS encoding DUF2284 domain-containing protein → MPTAIEEHLAELCSKAADYGASKAVPLPISYVVMDPRVSLKCQIPRCAHYGRNLMCPPNCVKPEEFVKSLERYKFAILVQAKIVTDLASVERRLGATSLVEVINDEDYRRQLRASTRSFEGILNKLERDAMMMGHRFALALSGGACSLCDECVGISSGEPCRHPFEARPSMEAVGIDVILTAENAGAGVEFPVKEDPVWTGILLVE, encoded by the coding sequence ATGCCAACAGCGATCGAAGAGCATCTAGCAGAACTCTGCAGCAAGGCCGCGGACTATGGGGCTTCGAAGGCCGTCCCGCTACCGATCAGTTATGTGGTCATGGACCCGCGCGTCAGCCTGAAATGTCAGATCCCCCGTTGTGCGCACTACGGAAGAAACCTCATGTGTCCTCCCAATTGCGTCAAGCCGGAGGAGTTCGTCAAATCCCTGGAAAGATACAAGTTCGCCATCCTGGTGCAGGCCAAGATAGTTACGGACCTGGCATCGGTGGAGCGCAGGTTGGGGGCGACCAGCCTGGTCGAGGTGATCAATGATGAGGATTACCGCCGGCAGCTGCGCGCCAGCACCCGTTCTTTCGAAGGCATACTGAACAAACTGGAGCGTGACGCCATGATGATGGGTCACCGTTTCGCGCTGGCCCTCTCAGGCGGGGCGTGCTCGCTGTGCGATGAGTGCGTTGGGATTTCTTCTGGCGAACCCTGCAGGCATCCTTTTGAGGCAAGACCATCGATGGAAGCGGTAGGCATCGACGTGATCCTTACTGCAGAGAACGCAGGGGCCGGGGTGGAGTTCCCGGTGAAGGAGGACCCGGTGTGGACCGGGATACTGCTGGTCGAGTGA